ggtacttcaaaatattgaagattcaaactctTATTTCGGAATCGTTGaacaactaaaaaagaattatgatGTGAATATAGTACTGATATGATCTatatgtagttttttttttctaaaagtttcaaaattctaaattgaGGTGCCAATTATgatcattattaataatatattcaagagtacttctaaaataattaatatcctctttaaaaacacaaatcatggttgaaaaaatcatttctatttttaaaaaattgataaacattttttaaaatatatttaaaaaactatctTGAGtgattgtgaaaaaaataaattaataaattatacaCACAAATAGTTAAATCAAATGCACCTCTTCTATTCATGATCGCTTGTACAATTCCAATGTTtcgaaagaaaaagaaaatgcaccTAACTATTTAGGTGTAACAAAAGCTTAACTCAATTTACATATAtgatttgtaatatatttatatatattatattatatataattatttaggtACAGAAAGTGTTAATTATTCTCTCAATAAAGCATATAATAAACCAAGATGATTTGATTTCTTACAGATTTGTACATTTAGACAGAAAGTAATtcactaaaatatttgaataattatagATTTGAATGTCAGATAATCTTTTAGTCACTCATTAAATGgtcaaattattttagtctTACAAAAAGGACCTATAATCTTCTCATTCATTCATAAGATATgtacaaattcaaaaattttaaatgttaactATAATATTAGACAAATGTTCATATAGATGTTTAATTGacctttaaattttcaatctagatcaataaatttaaaaagatatcCAAGATTACCTTTTAAACACagttaaatttagtttctaatataacattaatttcaaaagttttataatACAATATAAACTGAAACTTATAAAATGTATTGAACACAAAGATCGAGAATTCAAATATCTATACCACATAGGGTCATATGAGCGATGGTGAGAACAATAAGATATAGAAAGTAAAGAATATAAGAAACAAAGGttagttgaaattttctttgaattcaATGAAACAAAGAATATGTACATACAAGGATAGAGCCTTCATGCTTACAACACCTTTTACTTTTACCATTAGAATAGATTTAGAGATCAGACAAAATGTACAACTTACTGGAAACAATTGAATTGGCATCATCATCTTTACACACAGCTTCATACAAAATCGAACAAAACGAACTTTGTTTCCAAAATCACGGGACACGTTCCAACACACGCTGCAATGCCCTTTTTATACCTTCCTGATCGAGTGATGTTGTCAGCTGAATTTCTTGAACCTAAATTCACACACATGATGGATTAGTATCTGTTGcatgtgtttgtgtgtgtgtgtgtgtgaggaGAGATGATTACCTGCCTCCCGGCACGAGCAAGGAGAGTGAACTTCTTTTCAACGGGAGGTGCCTACAGTAACAATGAGATGAGAGTAGAAAAAGTGAAGCCAATGATGAAACCCCACATCATATTCATAGGAATAAAACCAACTTACATTTGATAGCCAAAGCTGTAGGTCTTGTGAAACCACCCGTTTCTCAAATCCTTGTCGATTGACACGAACATCTACTATACTGATATTCAAACTAGCCAAATTAAGATCATATTGTGACTCAGGGTCAAGATATCTTGAGATGCCACAAACACATAATATGATCTCCACCGATGACTAAAACCCCAAAAAGTGTAATCGATGGAGAGAAAGTAAGCGAGAAAGTTAAAAAGCTCTTTTTAGTTGGTTGTCATATCTCCTCGTTTTGTATGTGTGAAATTACTTCGTCCATGCTTAAGGAAATTTGGTATGTCCATAAAATTGCACATGCCCAAATATCACTAGAATCTTAGCTTTTGATTTAGACATAACAAAGAGCATAAAAGTTAAACCTCAAGTACTCAGAACAAGCCACAGCATATTTATGCGTACTGTTGATGCTGATACATTGTTGTTATCAGTAATCTTTAAAGACTGCACGTGATACTTTCAAAGCTTTTCAGAAATGACCCTCAATATGTCAAACTAAAAATAGTAACATACCCCTCTTCCTGCAGTAGCTCTTCAATTATTGTTTCAAGTCCAGGGAGGGGTATTATTTCGCTGTCGCCTTTAGGTCCAAAAGAATCAGGTTCAGCAGAACTTTCCTGTTAATTACGATGTTCATCATATAGCTAAAGCTCAGTTAGGAGATGAGAGTAGTTGAAAAGGTTGACTAAATGCATACAATAATGTTTTACAAACCTGCGGTATTACTTTGTCCAATGTTTCTAAAAGTGGATCTTCCTCGAGTTGTCTGATCGACAATGTGATCCGAGACTTATTCCTGCATGAAACCAATAAGACAGATTCAGCATGCCAATGGTCGTGGACTAAAAGTTTGAGATGATATAAATTTAGCAAGTCTATCTCATTTTCCTTGTTTTCCATTTCCTAACCTTGTGCGAAAATTACAATTCAAATGTCTCCTATTTCTAAATTCAGAAATTGCATAATCAGAGTAAAACCGATTGTATTTCATTGAGAATTGAGATTCAGAAGCACTCTGATTCTTAATATGGAGTGGGGATTGTTggtaaaataatcataataatagtaataattgtTAACAAATGGGGCAGCGATTTAAGAGAATCTTCAGCTATCCTTGTGACTCTAATTTCCCACTTTCTACAATTCCACCTACTTCCTAATCGACTTCCCTAGCTAACATAACCAAAACCCTGGACCTAACAAATTTCATGAAGCCCAAgcaaaataagtaaataatagaaaaaagaggTAAATCTACCacataataattgaaaatactACAAATAACAGGTTTTTCCTAGAAAGTGCAAATAGCAAATTAGTCGGTAACAAGAAGGAATCTGAGAACACTTGCTTGTTAACATTAATGACCTTCACTGTCACTTCGTCACCCTCACTTAATATGTCTCGTACATCCTGAACTAGATCCCATGAAACTTCTGATACATGTACTAGACCAGTAAGATGATAAAGACCTGCAGAATTTGGGAAAATAAGTGGTAATTGATTTCTAAATACATCAGCGTCAGGGAAGAAGATTAATAGAACATAAAATATTACCATCAGAGAGACGTAGATGTACAAAAGCACCATAATCCTCCACAGATCCAACTTTGCCTTCATAAACATCCCCCACAGCCACTTGCCCAGAAAACTTTGACCGCGCAGCTTCCTTCTctgaaaatatcaatttccTGTTTTTCTCATCTGCTTGGATTACctagaaaataagaaatggCAGGGTTTAACATATTCttacttaaatatttcaaaaccaaaGATGGTTAAATGTTAATATGAATGATGAAAGAACTAGCTCACCCACATGGAAGAGACTCCTAATTTTTCCCTAATTTCCATCATAAACCATTGTATTACAACTTCTCCGTTTCACtttatgaataaaagaaatatggcACTGCCCTCCACATGATCCATGtgttttactttcttcacTGACCatgatgatgataaaatttattttggacCTAAATGGATCAGCTGAATTTGTATACAACAGGTTCTGAACCTAATAAGCAAGGGTATGTCATCCAGTAGTTCAATTTCCAAAGAGCACACTATGCAGAATGAGATATTTTCTCTCGATTAACCTTTTCGATTTTCTATGGTTTAGTGAAATTGAAGTTTAATCATGGTCACTCcaacagaaaataaagaaCCATTAAACTAGCTTCAATGGTAATAATTTAGACAGCCATTAATCAAGTTGGAGGAAACGTGGAAATATCCTACATTTACATTGACTGCTGTGGAAGCAATTCCAAACAATTAATTGTTGAGATGCTTCAAAACCTCTTGATAGAAACATTCCTCAAGAATATCTGTTTAAGATGGGAGTCTCTTGGTAccgaaaaaaaaataaattaaaataagtggTTGATTTGAAGAAATCACTTCATCATTCCATGATGGctcaaagaaatatattaCTGTTCCTGCAGCTGTTAGTAGGAGATGTTGATTCATATTTCGAGTAATGATTGGGGAATTTCAGAAAAACATTTGACAGATACAGAGGAAGCAATGAAGACAGTATGGACTCTAAAAATTTCAATGAGACAGTTGGGGAGAGTGATCATTTTCTAAAGTGGTTACAGGATTTTGTTCAGTTGAGGTGGCCAACAGGCATCACATATGCTTTTAGGAAGACTCTTTGGGTGGGCAAAATCTCTTTATCCTCTGTTTTTACTGACTTCTATGGCCTCTGGTCTAAAGAGGGGGCTTCTATTGCTAATTGCTGGGTTGCCTCAAGGCTCAAAGCAGACGTGGAACTAAGGTATTTGTAGAGAACTGTTTGACAAGGAATTATCAAGATGGGCAGTGAACTTGAGTCCGTGCAATTTGAGAGGGGCTTTGATGGCGTCATGTCAGTGGAAGCTTGATATGTCCAGGGCTCTCTGTTAAATCAGCCTTAGTCCATCTCACTAAACCAAGGCCGACGTTCAGTGTTCCAGAAGTGGACAAAGTTTCCAACTTTGAAGTGCCCAAGAAAGTAAAGGTCTTCACTTGGTCTTTGTTAAACAGCAGCCCAAACACGAAAAACGGAATTTAGAGAAAGTTTCCTCAATGGAGTCTTTCTCCTTCCATCTGCCTTTGCTTTAGTGATAAGAAATCAGTGGACCATTTTTCCTCTGCTGCTATATTTTGGTTAGAAAGTGTGGAGctttattttctccatttgAACTTGTTATCTCCCTCCCAGTTTGGGTGGATGTATGGCTAAATGAAAGTATTTAATGTCTTGAGTTTTTTCAAAGGAAAAGCTAGAATCTTATGGAATTGAACTGTCGGACGTactctttagtttttttataaaaaaaaatttattcctCATCTCATCAATTGATACTCCTTAGTTTATTTGGAAAGAGAAAATCAGAGAATTGTTTAAGGAAATCATCCTCGGCGGATGTAATAGTGTACAATGGACAACCTCTTGCTGGTGTAAAAAccataaaaactattttgtgaCTTCATCTGCTCCATGATTATTAGTGATAATGACAATGACAGTGGGCACTGCACTTTTGTAAGTTTGTTGTTCAGGGTTTCCTCTTTCTCCAACCCCTAGGTTGTCTTGCTTTTGGTTCAATACAATGATCGTTTcttataatcttttttttttgaaaaaaaaaaaggacagaaagaaagaaagatagaaaagaaaaacaatatatatagcaaGCCTCGAAAGAGATTCATGGTTGTAGAGAACTTTACTTCCTCCAAGACAAAAGTTGGTGTTTGGGATGTGACTGAGTGTGTACATTATCAAACCATCTATAATTCAACTTCGTATTTTAGGTGTATCCAacaaatcaagaaattaaagaaacaaatatcCAAGTCTCCTATTTTCTTTCAGCAGTAAACCTAGGGAGTGACCAAGTATATAGAGGTATACCAGTCTTCAGCTAACTAAAGAGAAGTTTTCAGAACTATAAATGATTAGTTACGAACAACCATAGAAGCTAACTACCTTTACTGATATAAGCGAACCAATTAAGCTTTTTGCAATATCTTGAATACTCTTGTATGGTTCTGCAAGAAATTCAGAAGGCAAGCGCAGGGAGGAAGCATgttaaaagtttgaaacacATCTAGCTCAAGAAATTTAAGTCATAATTAGGTAAACTGCTGACTTCCTCTCCATAGAATTTAACCCAAGAAATGACCACGTAAAAAGGGaagcataatttttttactgaTCTTAATTCAGGACCTACTAtagataaaagtaaaatatgaGATATGTTGTCAAGGCAACtttatgacaaaatttaaagtatagCATTAAGAAAACTTGTACCTTTACAAGAATGAGACGGGCTCAATTGAGGGAATGGAAGAAACCCAACAAGAGAATAAAATCGCACAAGTAAACCTCCAGCATTTGAACCTTCAATCCTACCCTCATAGATAAATCCACTATCAAGGTATTCCCTCGCTGCCTTCCAATCAGCAGATCTCTACTTCTTTGCAGAAACCAAGTATTAGATTACAAGAGTTATACGAAAGTAATAGAAACTCAGGCTAAGCATAAACTTTTCATGGGAAATGCTCAATTCGTTCTAGCAAGTTCCTAATTAAACATGCCCAATATCACTACAAAAGTTTTTTAACTATAATGCTGCATTTTCGATCACTGCTGGATCTTGGCAACTCAATCTACGAAGAACAAACTTCAATGATTTATGGAATGCAGCACTTCTCTTATCCTACCATTCCTTTAATATTTCCTTGTGTTTGTAATAGCAAAGTAAGTATATTAGTAATTTCttgcatatattattttgtcacACATCTTaggtttgttatattatttttcataaaatgaaTTGTATCACTCAAATCCCTTATGTAGAGCTATTCTCCTCAGGTTCGGTACACCATTTTTTGAGATAAGAAGCCAATTTTTATAGGCTGACGAGCTTCTATCTAGCCTTCCATAATAACACAGCATGATGGTGCTTTACAATTTCCTCTAAAAGCATTGTGCTAGTTCTCACTTAGTTGTAATTGTAACTAAGATATGTCAATTCCTCCTCGCTCCCACCACCCTATACTTGTCCAACAGTAAAATGTCCATTAAAATCTATGACGCATAAACCTGagaatttttaataacaagTTGGTTCCATATCAAAAACCAATTGGCAACAAAAGACAAGATTTTCCTTGATTTTTCCAATGTGTACTTCTTAACTTGCCCCTGATATGGCGACTCTTTTGGTagataacaatttcttttttattagatCAAATACCCGTTTACGCTGGTATGGTATATTAGATAACATGCAtctcaaaactaattaacaacAGACCAGTCTGTTGTTAACAACATAGATAGAAGGGAAGAAGAACGTGACTCACCCGAGCACGTCGAACGGATTCCGGGGAGGTGTCTAGAACTCCGGCAATGGGGTCAGGTTTTCCGGAGAGGGAGACTCTGGAGGGGAAAATGGAAGAGCGTTTAGAGGGGGATTTGAGTGGTAAAatgaaggaggaggaggaggaggaggttgAAGAAGCATCAGAAGTGGAAGCAAGGAGTGAGAGAAAGGAATGAGCAGAGACAGAGGCGATGGTTGCAACAAAGATTGGCATGATTGTGGGAGTGGAGagaagggaagaaaatggCGGGGAGGAGCGCAATGGGAAAGGATTCGGATATGGAAAGCCACCAACTGCTGCAAATCCGAATGGGAACACATCGCTTATTTGCGTGACGCATAAACATACAcgtctctcttttcctttatCAAACTATATGTGTAAATATCTCTATCAATTCAACCTTTTAAGATTGGACAAATCATATCC
This is a stretch of genomic DNA from Cucumis sativus cultivar 9930 chromosome 4, Cucumber_9930_V3, whole genome shotgun sequence. It encodes these proteins:
- the LOC101213559 gene encoding uncharacterized protein LOC101213559 isoform X1; this translates as MPIFVATIASVSAHSFLSLLASTSDASSTSSSSSSFILPLKSPSKRSSIFPSRVSLSGKPDPIAGVLDTSPESVRRARRSADWKAAREYLDSGFIYEGRIEGSNAGGLLVRFYSLVGFLPFPQLSPSHSCKEPYKSIQDIAKSLIGSLISVKVIQADEKNRKLIFSEKEAARSKFSGQVAVGDVYEGKVGSVEDYGAFVHLRLSDGLYHLTGLVHVSEVSWDLVQDVRDILSEGDEVTVKVINVNKNKSRITLSIRQLEEDPLLETLDKVIPQESSAEPDSFGPKGDSEIIPLPGLETIIEELLQEEGLNISIVDVRVNRQGFEKRVVSQDLQLWLSNAPPVEKKFTLLARAGRQVQEIQLTTSLDQEGIKRALQRVLERVP
- the LOC101213559 gene encoding uncharacterized protein LOC101213559 isoform X2; amino-acid sequence: MPIFVATIASVSAHSFLSLLASTSDASSTSSSSSSFILPLKSPSKRSSIFPSRVSLSGKPDPIAGVLDTSPESVRRARRSADWKAAREYLDSGFIYEGRIEGSNAGGLLVRFYSLVGFLPFPQLSPSHSCKEPYKSIQDIAKSLIGSLISVKVIQADEKNRKLIFSEKEAARSKFSGQVAVGDVYEGKVGSVEDYGAFVHLRLSDGLYHLTGLVHVSEVSWDLVQDVRDILSEGDEVTVKVINVNKNKSRITLSIRQLEEDPLLETLDKVIPQESSAEPDSFGPKGDSEIIPLPGLETIIEELLQEEGIVDVRVNRQGFEKRVVSQDLQLWLSNAPPVEKKFTLLARAGRQVQEIQLTTSLDQEGIKRALQRVLERVP